In a genomic window of Variovorax paradoxus:
- a CDS encoding carbonate dehydratase produces MIRKNPRGDLPQIHPSAFVDPTAILCGLVVVEENVFIGPYAVIRADETDANGHIAPIVIGAHSNIQDGVVIHSKSGAPVTIGERTSIAHRAIVHGPCRVGQGVFIGFNSVLFNCVVGDGSGVRYNAVVDGCELPPNFYVRSTERIGPETDLAGRPSVSVDASEFSEDVVRTNNALVQGYKNIQNEF; encoded by the coding sequence ATGATCCGCAAGAACCCGCGCGGCGACCTGCCGCAGATCCACCCGAGCGCCTTCGTCGACCCGACCGCGATCCTCTGCGGCCTGGTCGTGGTGGAGGAGAACGTGTTCATCGGCCCCTATGCCGTGATCCGCGCCGACGAGACCGACGCGAACGGCCACATAGCCCCGATCGTCATCGGCGCGCACTCGAACATCCAGGACGGCGTCGTGATCCATTCCAAGTCGGGCGCGCCGGTCACGATCGGCGAGCGCACCTCGATCGCCCACCGCGCCATCGTCCACGGGCCGTGCCGGGTGGGTCAGGGCGTGTTCATCGGCTTCAACAGCGTGCTGTTCAACTGCGTCGTCGGCGACGGCAGCGGGGTGCGCTACAACGCGGTGGTCGATGGCTGCGAGCTGCCGCCGAACTTCTACGTGCGCTCCACCGAACGCATCGGCCCCGAGACCGACCTTGCCGGGCGCCCGAGCGTCTCGGTCGACGCGAGCGAATTCTCGGAAGACGTGGTGCGCACCAACAACGCGCTGGTGCAGGGTTACAAGAACATCCAGAACGAGTTCTAG
- a CDS encoding HlyC/CorC family transporter: MDVFLLALLTTLNALFAMSEMALSTSRRARLAALVETGDTGAAAALKLMESPTQFLSTVQIGITSIGMLSGIVGEAAFAAPLAVWMENAGMGAGTASVVSTAVVVTCITFFTIIFGELVPKRIGQLYPEPVARWVSRPMHGLAKAAKPFVWLLAGATATMLKLLRIDANAARSVTEEEISASLEEGVDAGVIEQHEHQMVRNVFHLDDRRLSSLMIPRADIEWLEASFSVAEALQKVAAAGALNLVHSWYPVCRNSLDDVVGVISVAHLLRLGPDHVGSLGQEATAAVFVPETLTGMELLEQFRARAGRLVFVVDEYGVVQGLMTPRDLLEAITGELQPGMQTDAWAHEQPDGTWELDGLMPVSELRARLGIRELPDEERGRYNTVAGLLMSVSGHLPSVGEHIDCAGWSFEVTALEGRRIDRVRASRDPSLPNGSDD; this comes from the coding sequence ATGGATGTCTTCCTGCTGGCCTTGCTGACCACGCTCAACGCGTTGTTCGCAATGTCCGAAATGGCCCTTTCCACCAGCCGCCGCGCCCGCCTCGCGGCATTGGTCGAAACCGGGGACACGGGCGCCGCCGCGGCGCTCAAGCTGATGGAGTCGCCGACCCAGTTCCTCTCGACGGTGCAGATCGGGATCACCTCGATCGGCATGTTGAGCGGCATCGTGGGCGAGGCCGCCTTCGCGGCGCCGCTGGCGGTATGGATGGAGAACGCGGGCATGGGCGCGGGCACCGCCAGCGTGGTCTCGACCGCGGTGGTCGTCACCTGCATCACCTTCTTCACGATCATCTTCGGCGAGCTGGTGCCCAAGCGCATCGGCCAGCTCTATCCCGAGCCGGTGGCGCGCTGGGTCTCGCGCCCGATGCACGGCCTGGCCAAGGCCGCCAAGCCCTTCGTCTGGCTGCTCGCGGGCGCCACCGCCACCATGCTGAAGCTGCTGCGCATCGACGCCAACGCGGCCCGCTCGGTGACCGAGGAAGAGATTTCCGCCAGCCTCGAGGAAGGCGTGGACGCCGGCGTGATCGAGCAGCACGAGCACCAGATGGTGCGCAACGTGTTCCACCTCGACGACCGGCGCCTGTCCTCGCTGATGATCCCGCGCGCCGACATCGAATGGCTCGAAGCCTCGTTCAGCGTGGCCGAGGCGCTGCAGAAGGTGGCGGCCGCGGGCGCGCTCAACCTGGTGCATTCCTGGTATCCGGTGTGCCGCAACTCGCTCGACGACGTGGTCGGCGTGATCAGCGTGGCGCACCTGCTGCGCCTGGGCCCGGACCACGTGGGCTCGCTGGGCCAGGAGGCCACGGCCGCGGTGTTCGTGCCCGAGACGCTGACCGGCATGGAACTGCTCGAGCAGTTCCGCGCGCGCGCCGGCCGGCTGGTGTTCGTGGTCGACGAGTACGGCGTGGTGCAGGGCCTGATGACCCCGCGCGACCTGCTCGAGGCCATCACCGGCGAACTGCAGCCCGGCATGCAGACCGACGCCTGGGCCCACGAACAGCCCGACGGCACCTGGGAGCTCGACGGCCTGATGCCGGTGTCGGAATTGCGCGCCCGCCTGGGCATCCGCGAGCTGCCCGACGAGGAGCGCGGCCGCTACAACACGGTGGCCGGCCTGCTGATGTCGGTGTCGGGCCACCTGCCCTCGGTGGGCGAGCACATCGATTGCGCCGGCTGGAGCTTCGAGGTGACCGCGCTCGAGGGCCGGCGCATCGACCGCGTGCGCGCCTCGCGCGATCCCTCGCTGCCGAACGGCAGCGACGACTGA
- a CDS encoding GNAT family N-acetyltransferase, whose translation MNSTLVIRPPTRDDFADWKPLWDGYNAFYEREGPTALPDAITQATWQRFFDAYEPVHALVAEHEGRLVGLTHYLFHRSTTRIEPTCYLQDLFTLPSLRGQGVGRRLIEGVYERAAQAGAKRVYWQTHETNLAGQRLYDKVADRTGFIIFAKNV comes from the coding sequence ATGAACTCCACCCTCGTGATCCGCCCGCCCACGCGCGACGACTTTGCCGACTGGAAGCCGCTCTGGGACGGCTACAACGCCTTCTACGAGCGCGAGGGCCCGACCGCCTTGCCCGACGCGATCACGCAGGCCACCTGGCAGCGCTTCTTCGATGCCTACGAGCCCGTGCATGCGCTCGTGGCCGAGCACGAGGGCCGGCTGGTCGGCCTCACGCACTACCTGTTCCACCGCAGCACCACGCGCATCGAGCCGACCTGCTATCTGCAGGACCTGTTCACGCTGCCTTCGCTGCGCGGGCAGGGCGTGGGCCGGCGGCTGATCGAGGGCGTGTACGAGCGTGCCGCGCAGGCCGGCGCGAAGCGCGTCTACTGGCAGACCCACGAGACCAACCTCGCGGGGCAGCGGCTCTACGACAAGGTGGCGGATCGCACGGGCTTCATCATCTTCGCGAAGAACGTCTGA
- a CDS encoding TerC family protein, producing MEFLLDPNVWIAFAMLTALEIVLGIDNIIFISILVGRLPPEQRDKARRLGLGFAMISRLLLLLSLSWVMGLTADLFHVFGQGISGRDIVLLLGGLFLLYKASHEIFLEVEAGEEHGPDADEDGGARKAAFWSVIGQIGIIDIVFSLDSVITAVGMVDQIAVMMAAVIASVGVMLVAAKPIGDFVDKHPSVKVLALAFLVMVGMVLTAEAFDKHVPKGYIYAAMAFSLAVEALNIRARGKRTAARALKAQAKANAKAGEAP from the coding sequence GTGGAATTCCTCCTGGACCCCAATGTCTGGATCGCCTTCGCGATGCTGACCGCCCTCGAGATCGTCCTGGGCATCGACAACATCATCTTCATCTCGATCCTGGTCGGCCGGCTGCCGCCCGAGCAGCGCGACAAGGCGCGCCGGCTCGGGCTGGGCTTCGCGATGATCTCGCGGCTGCTGCTGCTGCTCTCGCTAAGCTGGGTGATGGGCCTCACGGCCGACCTGTTCCATGTCTTCGGCCAGGGCATCAGCGGGCGCGACATCGTGCTGCTGCTGGGCGGCCTGTTCCTGCTCTACAAGGCGTCGCACGAGATCTTCCTCGAGGTCGAGGCCGGCGAGGAACACGGCCCCGATGCCGACGAGGACGGCGGCGCGCGCAAGGCCGCGTTCTGGAGCGTGATCGGCCAGATCGGCATCATCGACATCGTGTTCTCGCTCGACTCGGTCATCACCGCCGTCGGCATGGTCGATCAGATCGCCGTGATGATGGCCGCGGTGATCGCCTCGGTCGGCGTGATGCTGGTGGCGGCCAAGCCGATCGGCGACTTCGTCGACAAGCATCCCTCGGTCAAGGTGCTGGCGCTGGCCTTCCTCGTGATGGTGGGCATGGTGCTCACGGCCGAGGCCTTCGACAAGCACGTGCCCAAGGGCTACATCTACGCGGCGATGGCCTTCTCGCTCGCGGTCGAGGCGCTGAACATCCGCGCGCGCGGCAAGCGCACCGCGGCGCGGGCGCTCAAGGCGCAGGCCAAAGCGAATGCGAAGGCGGGCGAGGCGCCCTGA
- a CDS encoding protein kinase family protein, whose product MLSLLALSCPQCSAPLPRAARWRTVTCSYCGATISRGEETVERASFRAALQRANAQGAEGARVLRWRDARYRVLAPLATGEHAEVLLAERLGALPERVTFKLARDSNGAEALAREHAALQALQSLAMPGAAYFTRRLPQPVGLGTTGAEDGSEGGRHALVLRHPTGYWGSLLDVQRANPRGIDAPHAVWLWRRMLEVLAFVHDAGWTHGDLSPAHALVHPRDHGVLLIGWSRARHDLARAADDLAQSAWAVRAVLHGHEGLGEPGTGAATPAPLAALLRRCSEDPGECRRLGARGIEQALSAASREAFGAPRFIAFDPAPYGG is encoded by the coding sequence ATGTTGTCGCTGCTCGCGCTCAGTTGCCCCCAGTGCTCGGCACCGCTGCCGCGCGCCGCGCGCTGGCGTACCGTCACCTGCAGCTATTGCGGCGCGACCATCTCGCGCGGCGAGGAAACGGTCGAGCGCGCGAGCTTCCGCGCCGCGTTGCAACGCGCGAATGCACAAGGCGCCGAGGGCGCGCGCGTGCTGCGCTGGCGTGACGCGCGCTATCGCGTGCTGGCACCGCTGGCCACCGGCGAGCACGCCGAGGTGCTGCTGGCCGAGCGACTCGGCGCCCTGCCCGAGCGCGTGACCTTCAAGCTCGCGCGCGACAGCAACGGCGCCGAGGCGCTGGCGCGCGAGCATGCCGCGCTGCAGGCCCTGCAGTCGCTCGCCATGCCGGGCGCCGCCTATTTCACGCGCCGGCTGCCGCAGCCCGTGGGCCTGGGCACGACCGGTGCCGAGGACGGATCGGAAGGCGGCCGCCACGCGCTGGTGCTGCGCCATCCGACCGGCTACTGGGGCAGCCTGCTCGACGTGCAGCGCGCCAACCCGCGGGGCATCGACGCGCCCCATGCGGTCTGGCTCTGGCGCCGCATGCTCGAGGTGCTGGCCTTCGTGCACGACGCGGGCTGGACGCACGGCGATCTCTCTCCTGCGCATGCGCTGGTGCATCCGCGCGACCATGGCGTGCTGCTGATCGGCTGGTCGCGCGCGCGACACGACCTGGCACGCGCCGCGGACGATCTCGCGCAGAGCGCCTGGGCGGTGCGCGCCGTGCTGCATGGCCACGAGGGCCTCGGCGAACCCGGCACCGGTGCCGCCACGCCCGCGCCGCTGGCCGCGCTGCTGCGCCGCTGCAGCGAGGACCCCGGCGAATGCCGCCGCCTCGGCGCGCGCGGCATCGAGCAGGCGCTGTCGGCGGCCTCGCGCGAGGCCTTCGGCGCGCCCCGGTTCATTGCTTTCGATCCCGCGCCGTACGGCGGCTGA
- a CDS encoding adenylosuccinate synthetase translates to MRRCSTRTSRATRRRAPPRRHRARRGGSACSADPAARAVSTGATRYLSLLGLGFGDCGKGLYTDHFCAALRAHTVVRFNGGAQAGHNVVRADGRHHTFSQFGAGSFEPDVVTLLASAVVVHPTALLVEAAVLRDKGVPDALARLRIDARCRVTTPFHQAAGRLREWARGDAAHGSCGVGVGETVRQALAAPELALRYGDLLRPALAFEKLEALRLALLREFESRPDPDWQREQALLADTSLSQRWLAAIEPCLRAAPPAGVDAIAGQLARPGAVVFEGAQGVLLDEWRGFHPHTSWSTVSTAAVEAVLRDAGLGTPPVRHLGVLRSYLTRHGAGPLPTHDPALATRLPEPHNADAGWQGAFRRGHPDAVLLRYAIAAAGPLDGLVASHLDAIGHAGLRWCEGYRDTDGETVAQLALGPEADLDHQQRLTRLLERVRPVYAEAGIANERDWLERVEAASGLRVQWGSRGPTRQDVADCAS, encoded by the coding sequence ATGCGGCGCTGCTCGACCCGAACAAGCCGCGCCACGCGCCGCCGAGCGCCGCCGCGTCGGCACCGCGCTCGTCGTGGTGGAAGCGCCTGTTCGGCTGACCCCGCCGCGCGCGCCGTGAGCACCGGCGCCACGCGCTATCTCTCGCTGCTGGGCCTGGGCTTCGGCGACTGCGGCAAGGGCCTCTACACCGATCACTTCTGCGCCGCGCTGCGCGCCCACACCGTGGTGCGCTTCAACGGCGGCGCGCAGGCCGGCCACAACGTGGTGCGGGCCGACGGACGCCATCACACCTTCTCGCAGTTCGGCGCCGGCAGCTTCGAGCCCGACGTCGTCACGCTGCTCGCGAGCGCGGTGGTGGTGCATCCCACGGCACTGCTCGTCGAGGCCGCCGTGCTGCGCGACAAGGGCGTGCCCGATGCGCTCGCGCGCCTGCGCATCGATGCGCGCTGCCGCGTGACCACGCCCTTCCACCAGGCCGCGGGCCGGCTGCGCGAATGGGCGCGCGGCGACGCGGCCCATGGCAGCTGCGGCGTGGGCGTGGGCGAGACCGTGCGCCAGGCACTGGCCGCGCCCGAGCTCGCGCTGCGCTACGGCGACCTGCTGCGGCCGGCGCTCGCGTTCGAGAAGCTCGAGGCGCTGCGCCTCGCGTTGCTGCGTGAGTTCGAATCGCGGCCCGATCCGGATTGGCAGCGCGAGCAGGCGCTGCTGGCCGACACCAGCCTGTCGCAACGCTGGCTCGCGGCCATCGAACCCTGTTTGCGCGCCGCGCCGCCCGCGGGCGTCGATGCCATCGCCGGGCAACTGGCGCGGCCCGGTGCCGTGGTGTTCGAGGGCGCGCAGGGCGTGCTGCTCGACGAATGGCGCGGCTTCCATCCGCACACGAGCTGGAGCACCGTCTCCACTGCTGCGGTCGAGGCCGTGCTGCGCGACGCCGGCCTGGGCACGCCGCCCGTGCGGCACCTGGGCGTGCTGCGCAGCTACCTCACGCGCCATGGCGCCGGGCCGCTGCCCACGCACGACCCAGCGCTCGCCACGCGGCTGCCCGAGCCGCACAACGCCGACGCCGGTTGGCAGGGCGCGTTCCGCCGCGGACATCCCGATGCGGTGCTGCTGCGCTATGCGATCGCCGCGGCCGGGCCGCTCGACGGACTGGTCGCGAGCCATCTCGATGCGATCGGGCATGCGGGCCTGCGCTGGTGCGAAGGCTATCGCGATACGGATGGCGAGACCGTCGCGCAGCTGGCCCTGGGGCCCGAGGCGGACCTCGACCATCAGCAGCGCCTGACGCGCCTGCTCGAGCGCGTGCGGCCGGTCTATGCGGAGGCCGGCATCGCGAACGAACGCGACTGGCTCGAGCGCGTGGAGGCCGCGAGCGGCCTGCGCGTGCAATGGGGTTCGCGCGGCCCCACGCGCCAGGACGTCGCGGACTGCGCAAGCTAG
- a CDS encoding symmetrical bis(5'-nucleosyl)-tetraphosphatase → MALYLIGDIQGCDSALGRLLDEIDFSPSRDTVVLLGDLVNRGPESAQVLRRAQRLGGAALSVLGNHDLHLLGVAHGVRKSGRKDTVAELLAAPDREAMLDWLRHQHMALHRRIGSGEAARDLLMVHAGVLPQWSVADVRAHAGELESVLRGPNLGAFLATMYGNQPDRWSDTLEGSERLRVIVNALTRLRLCTADGTMEFETTDGAADAPAGYMPWFDVPGRRTAEATVAFGHWSTLGWVSRPDLLSTDTGCVWGGCLSAVRIGATLDERERIQVKCEQAQKPGKGG, encoded by the coding sequence ATGGCACTTTACTTGATTGGCGACATCCAGGGCTGCGACAGCGCCCTCGGCCGGCTCCTCGACGAGATCGATTTTTCCCCCAGCCGCGACACCGTGGTGCTGCTCGGCGACCTGGTCAACCGCGGCCCCGAATCGGCCCAGGTGCTGCGGCGCGCGCAGCGCCTGGGCGGCGCGGCGCTCAGCGTGCTGGGCAACCACGACCTGCACCTGCTGGGCGTGGCGCATGGCGTGCGCAAGTCCGGCCGCAAGGACACGGTGGCCGAGCTGCTGGCCGCGCCCGACCGCGAGGCCATGCTTGACTGGCTGCGCCACCAGCACATGGCGCTGCACCGGCGCATCGGTTCGGGCGAGGCCGCGCGCGACCTGCTGATGGTGCACGCGGGCGTGCTGCCGCAATGGAGCGTGGCCGACGTGCGCGCCCACGCGGGCGAGCTCGAGTCGGTGCTGCGCGGCCCCAACCTCGGCGCCTTCCTCGCCACCATGTACGGCAACCAGCCCGATCGCTGGAGCGACACGCTCGAGGGCAGCGAGCGGCTGCGCGTGATCGTCAACGCGCTCACGCGGCTGCGGCTGTGCACCGCCGACGGCACGATGGAGTTCGAGACCACCGACGGCGCGGCCGACGCGCCCGCGGGCTACATGCCCTGGTTCGACGTGCCGGGCCGCCGCACGGCCGAAGCCACGGTCGCCTTCGGCCACTGGTCCACGCTGGGCTGGGTGTCGCGGCCCGACCTGCTGTCGACCGACACCGGCTGCGTCTGGGGCGGCTGCCTCAGCGCGGTGCGCATCGGCGCCACGCTCGACGAGCGCGAGCGGATCCAGGTGAAGTGCGAGCAGGCGCAGAAGCCCGGCAAGGGAGGCTGA
- a CDS encoding GTP-binding protein, which produces MTARRLPLTVVGGFLGAGKTTLLNRWLAEAEGLRMAVLVNDFGALNIDAGLIAARHGDTVALTNGCVCCQIGDDLGRALQGTIDAQPPFDAVVIEASGVSDPWRIAQIGMAAPELSLQAVLVLVDASAVAAQSRDPLLADTLARQAKSADLVVLNKTDIADDAALAAATAWLDATVPGTPRIATTQSDLPLALASGLQGRARPHAHCDVPGCDHDHDHAHHAGHVDHGAQFATWSARPAAVFEPEALRAWMRAMPPGVLRLKGLLKVEAACGGAAWSEVQYAGRHGMLRRAAAPLDAEGAAVVAIGLRGQLPTPALEAFFGATAPLANP; this is translated from the coding sequence ATGACGGCGCGGCGCCTGCCGCTCACGGTCGTCGGCGGCTTCCTCGGCGCCGGCAAGACCACGCTGCTCAACCGCTGGCTGGCCGAGGCCGAGGGCCTGCGCATGGCGGTGCTGGTCAACGACTTCGGCGCGCTCAACATCGATGCCGGCCTGATCGCCGCGCGCCATGGCGACACCGTCGCGCTCACCAACGGCTGCGTCTGCTGCCAGATCGGCGACGACCTCGGCCGCGCGCTGCAGGGAACGATCGACGCCCAGCCGCCGTTCGACGCGGTGGTGATCGAGGCCAGCGGCGTGTCCGATCCCTGGCGCATCGCGCAGATCGGCATGGCCGCGCCCGAGCTGAGCCTGCAGGCCGTGCTGGTGCTGGTCGATGCGAGCGCGGTCGCCGCGCAGTCGCGCGACCCGCTGCTGGCCGACACGCTGGCGCGGCAGGCGAAGTCGGCCGACCTCGTGGTGCTCAACAAGACCGACATCGCGGACGATGCCGCGCTGGCCGCCGCCACGGCCTGGCTCGACGCGACCGTGCCGGGCACGCCGCGGATCGCGACCACGCAATCGGACCTGCCGCTCGCGCTGGCCTCCGGGCTGCAGGGGCGGGCAAGGCCGCATGCGCATTGCGATGTGCCGGGCTGCGATCACGATCACGACCATGCGCACCACGCCGGCCACGTCGATCACGGTGCCCAGTTCGCGACCTGGAGCGCGCGGCCCGCGGCCGTGTTCGAACCCGAGGCCTTGCGCGCCTGGATGCGCGCGATGCCGCCCGGCGTGCTGCGGCTCAAGGGCCTGCTGAAGGTCGAGGCCGCGTGCGGCGGCGCGGCTTGGTCCGAAGTCCAGTACGCGGGCCGCCACGGCATGCTGCGGCGGGCCGCCGCGCCGCTCGATGCCGAAGGCGCCGCGGTGGTCGCGATCGGCTTGCGCGGCCAACTGCCGACACCGGCGCTCGAAGCCTTCTTCGGCGCCACGGCGCCTTTGGCGAATCCATAG
- a CDS encoding sel1 repeat family protein — MHLLPQLNHRALRALLLAAACAAAAGASARDTRVAITPEQRFQLALEAQSARDYRSMMSLLREAGASGHREAQEMLGVVLLAGPLLYGNGVPADRCEARHWAREAARQGSEVGMHQLHLLNRARNAPMGKEACDAQRS, encoded by the coding sequence ATGCACCTCTTACCGCAACTCAACCACCGCGCCCTGCGCGCGCTCCTGCTTGCGGCCGCGTGCGCCGCGGCCGCCGGCGCCTCGGCGCGCGACACGCGCGTGGCGATCACGCCCGAGCAGCGCTTCCAGCTCGCGCTCGAGGCCCAGTCCGCGCGCGACTACCGCTCGATGATGTCGCTGCTGCGCGAGGCCGGCGCATCGGGCCACCGCGAGGCGCAGGAGATGCTCGGCGTGGTGCTGCTGGCCGGACCGCTGCTGTACGGCAACGGCGTGCCCGCCGACCGCTGCGAGGCCCGGCACTGGGCGCGCGAGGCGGCGCGCCAGGGCAGCGAGGTCGGCATGCACCAACTGCACCTGCTCAACCGCGCGCGCAATGCGCCCATGGGCAAGGAGGCCTGCGATGCGCAGCGTTCCTGA
- a CDS encoding VWA domain-containing protein, producing MGYGNYSHAAHAALVADRATKSGAEVFTQTATHPLMDPRGLKVREARDNADHPNSLGIVFALDVTGSMGDIPQTLARRELPTFMKLLTDCGVADPQLMFMAIGDATSDRAPLQVGQFESTANLMDQWLTWSYLEGGGGGTGEESYELAFYVIAQHTDMDCWVKRKKRGYLFVTGDELPYPAVSRHQIEGLVGEKLDEDIPIEEAIAAAAETCHLFFLIPDAQRRRRCEPRWRELLGDHVICMDSPDDACAVAAGIVALTEKAVPSLDELGRVMAATGSVDKARINGVLHALDGYAALLDPNKPRHAPPSAAASAPRSSWWKRLFG from the coding sequence ATGGGTTACGGAAACTATTCGCACGCCGCCCACGCGGCCCTGGTCGCGGACCGCGCCACCAAATCGGGCGCCGAGGTCTTCACCCAGACCGCCACCCATCCGCTGATGGACCCGCGCGGCCTCAAGGTGCGCGAGGCGCGCGACAACGCCGACCATCCCAACTCGCTGGGTATCGTGTTCGCGCTCGACGTCACGGGCTCCATGGGCGACATCCCGCAGACGCTGGCGCGCCGCGAGCTGCCGACTTTCATGAAGCTCTTGACCGACTGCGGCGTGGCCGATCCGCAGCTGATGTTCATGGCGATCGGCGACGCCACCTCCGACCGCGCGCCGCTGCAGGTGGGCCAATTCGAATCGACCGCCAACCTGATGGACCAGTGGCTCACCTGGAGCTACCTCGAGGGCGGCGGCGGCGGCACCGGCGAGGAGAGCTACGAGCTGGCCTTCTACGTGATCGCGCAGCACACCGACATGGACTGCTGGGTCAAGCGCAAGAAGCGCGGCTACCTGTTCGTGACCGGCGACGAGCTGCCCTATCCCGCCGTCTCGCGCCACCAGATCGAGGGCCTGGTCGGCGAGAAGCTCGACGAGGACATCCCGATCGAGGAGGCCATCGCGGCCGCGGCCGAGACCTGCCACCTGTTCTTCCTGATCCCCGACGCGCAGCGCCGGCGCCGTTGCGAGCCGCGCTGGCGCGAGCTGCTCGGCGACCACGTGATCTGCATGGACTCGCCCGACGACGCCTGCGCGGTGGCCGCGGGCATCGTCGCGCTGACCGAGAAGGCCGTGCCCAGCCTCGACGAGCTCGGTCGCGTGATGGCCGCCACCGGCAGCGTCGACAAGGCGCGCATCAACGGCGTGCTGCATGCGCTCGACGGCTATGCGGCGCTGCTCGACCCGAACAAGCCGCGCCACGCGCCGCCGAGCGCCGCCGCGTCGGCACCGCGCTCGTCGTGGTGGAAGCGCCTGTTCGGCTGA
- the dctP gene encoding TRAP transporter substrate-binding protein DctP yields the protein MTISTPRQRARGWLLALACAAFGAGVAPSHAQVLQLKWGHVYEASSIFHQQAELAARKIAEQSEGKIRIEVVPASKLGQEGDYPLMLANDSVQIAYVTAATLAEGYAPLRLGSYPFAFKDLDHVRKYLASPLLGQLMKGYDERSGNHLVASVYYGARQVTSNRPLARPEDFRDLRLHVPDASAYQLFATALDAKPVTLPYVGLYDALKKNEVEAQEYPLSTVKAKKLYEVQKYVQLTAHVYDTLGIVIGKAAWAKLSAPQQAIVEKVLVDGAKWTNVGVIAGELEDEQFLRGKGMTVSQVNRQPFLERIARRSTPEQLGARPGDWAKLQALAN from the coding sequence ATGACGATTTCGACGCCGCGGCAGCGCGCCCGCGGCTGGCTGTTGGCACTCGCTTGCGCCGCGTTCGGCGCGGGCGTGGCGCCTTCCCATGCGCAGGTGCTGCAGCTCAAGTGGGGCCATGTCTACGAGGCCTCGAGCATCTTCCACCAGCAGGCCGAGCTCGCAGCGCGCAAGATCGCCGAGCAGTCCGAGGGAAAGATCAGGATCGAGGTGGTGCCCGCCTCCAAGCTCGGCCAGGAGGGCGACTACCCGCTGATGCTGGCCAACGACTCGGTGCAGATCGCCTACGTCACGGCCGCCACGCTGGCCGAGGGCTATGCGCCGCTGCGCCTGGGCAGCTATCCCTTCGCGTTCAAGGACCTCGACCACGTGCGCAAGTACCTCGCGAGTCCGCTGCTGGGCCAGCTCATGAAGGGCTACGACGAGCGCAGCGGCAACCACCTCGTGGCCTCGGTCTACTACGGCGCGCGCCAGGTCACCTCGAACCGGCCGCTCGCGCGGCCCGAGGACTTCCGCGACCTGCGGCTGCACGTGCCCGATGCCTCGGCCTACCAGCTGTTCGCCACCGCGCTCGACGCCAAACCCGTGACCCTGCCCTACGTCGGCCTGTATGACGCGCTGAAGAAGAACGAGGTCGAGGCGCAGGAATACCCGCTGAGCACGGTGAAGGCCAAGAAGCTCTACGAGGTGCAGAAGTACGTGCAGCTCACCGCCCACGTCTACGACACGCTGGGCATCGTGATCGGCAAGGCCGCCTGGGCGAAGCTCTCGGCGCCGCAGCAGGCGATCGTCGAGAAGGTGCTGGTCGACGGCGCGAAGTGGACCAACGTGGGCGTGATCGCGGGCGAACTGGAAGACGAGCAGTTCCTGCGCGGCAAGGGCATGACGGTGTCGCAGGTCAACCGGCAGCCTTTTCTCGAGCGCATCGCGCGGCGTTCCACGCCCGAGCAGCTCGGCGCGCGGCCAGGCGACTGGGCGAAGCTGCAGGCGCTCGCCAACTGA